The Lactuca sativa cultivar Salinas chromosome 2, Lsat_Salinas_v11, whole genome shotgun sequence genome includes the window cgcatttacgagcttcactgggatttgtactctgatattttaattgaatgtatgaattggcttttagacatggttcactggTGTGAtattttgatcagacaatgtttagccttttatattttctaaaagtaatgttttaaaacgaaatttttggtcatgaaaaattgggtcgttacagataccgatgatcacaaacaaggtgtgaataacaatgaaaattagcttggtactctcgatgtcatttaccacctaatcaatgtgtcggttaaccacacacgctccattgatccatgataatttacgagctacccattgccaccctttttagtccatgttagtgtgtcagtaaaccacacacactccactaacgacttatacaaagtgcaatgtgcattttcatggattagTATCAAATACACATTTtccttaagtaactaagattgagaattttataaaaacatttagttactttatattttttcattatacttattaatgagaaatcaatgtcctatcctacccgttcgactaacgaccctccaccaatcaaggaagcggtgggtgagagtggacacccattcaactgccattttataggcagtttccttatacccccttatagatcggcttcatgaatgagacctactaacggtaagactgacttttcttatatatatatatatatatatatatatatatatatatatatatatatgttcaaacttttaattttaaaatattataaaggtgtattttaaacttttaaaatactagggttctaaaatttaagatttcaaaattaaactatttaatttaatttaaattataaaaccaaaGGGTGTATTTTTAGAACCTTTTAAAAATACAAGAtcaaatttttaaataatttaattaataaattaattttgtcTTTACCTTAAAATTTGaccaaatcatttattttgataagAATATGCATCTAccatttcagaaaattcaattTTAACCAGTAAAATGaattaaggtaattatcctaatcaaatcAAGATATCAAAATCGAAAAATCAGGTatttgacgagtcaactcgtcgagttaggtaatgaactcgttgagttccagtATGAACTCATTGAGTTTGATGAACAGATTGATGAATATGTTCCCTCCTCCTTTGGAAAATTCacaattgcatcaaattcaaccGAAAACAtcttaggctctaataccactgatgggtttaagcATAACTAcaacctatgtgttcatgcaaccgtaattgctttagatctaagtttttcactagttgaacatgcaaattgaataccaaagcaaaaccatagatctagcatatataaaTCTAAATccacatataattagggtttagaagtttaccttacttgttatgtagcaataacaagaaacCTTGTAGATCCTTGACCCTTGAaagcaagtgcctcaaatgttgcacctctaatggcttacaaacactacTGGCAaaaggatgagaggagagaggagggaataCTCTTAGAATTTCTGCTAGGGTTTGGAGTATAAAGCATTGGCCAAAAATCATATGAGGCGCGGTCTTTGTATAGGTGAGGGTTGCTAGGGAttgctggaggaaaccctaatttcacgcttaaggcttaagcaacaCATGGACTCTTATTAAGAAGCATTGGATGAAAcctatagggcctccctatagttTTCTTCCACTCCTAACTAAGGAGTCCAATATCatagtttcacaactatcaatgatttgcaaaacagtcACTGTtcctttaatcagttcctttaatcccgaaataaattccaaattaatttatgattaaatactaaataaataacatgatttctaattaatatattattctcataatacattaataaatcaatttgttatttcaaataataaatccaatctctctctctctctccaaaggtcatcctgtcaagttgctaaagtgaaggcaacccaaaaggaccatgctacgatcaaatcaagtacataccaattatatttattggcttagacacctaatccaatacttatttgatagatcttgatgtagacattgagattattgaggaatctagactattgtTATTATAGTCACAAGGCATATGAaactagactaagacttagtgatgtTTATACCTAGGTCATATCAAAGGAAAAACTAAGATGTTAGGCGAATTGATGCCCAAATCAGAGGTCTTCcacttttaacaagtgagtgcatagttaatttcatcttacaaatagatatgaagtatttagataatgaaatgctatatgtgcttattatctgtgGTTAAGATATTTTGTGTTAGATGAATCAATATGAGGTGATTTTTATTTAaccatatatgtattttcatacttataatatattgagTAACGATGGGTGATGAGAGATGAAAAATAATGAGGAGAGGCCATGAATTTTACTAGATATGTGCGGATGTAGTCATCTAACCAAGTATTGATAATGATCACATACTattttagacagtccagtggaaaaattgcaggttcgcaacttgtaggtgatgAACTACATGTTCATGCGATGTACTTTATTCCTTACTGACATGTATTGCGGAATCCCCAAAGGAGTACCGTCTACTTGATGTTTGCGATGATCCTTCGGGTAGGTCCTTAGAGATAAATATATAAGAAAAACGGGCATGTGTAATCGAGCTAAATGTTTGAtgtgaaatatataattaaataaccgaattatattattatgggttgaaaaccctatgtactcatcgGGCTTcacaacccgacccactcagtttccttGCATCACAGGTAGCAGTATAAAGGTACATGGATAGTGACGTTTGGATCTGATGACAGATTCAAGGAGATGTAGGCCATGAGTATAATAATATGTTGTAAGGCATGTAATaactatgtttatgcttatgttttttatATCAGTTACGAGATCCCATGTTTTTAATAATCAATAAAAAACGTTTTTTCGAAAATACTTTTTATGGGACAAAATTCCGCATTTATAAAGAATACTctgttttaaaataagcataaagaaaaaTGTCTTTTCgggccgtgaaaatgaggatgtcacaccatgcttaataatgatgtttctgttagtttattaaattgttgctaaccGTCTCATGTAGatcgaaacattatttcattttatgctTTGTTCAATGAtggatttcatttttattttgataataacaaTGGTGAtattttagtttataaaaatgattgttttattttcaaagataGTCCTTGCAATGACATATATAAAAGTGTTGTTTGTGTTGgcaaatataataatataatattaaatgttGATTCCTCTAAATGAGTATTGGATAAATCATGTTTGCGGCATTATCGTCTTGTCCTTTTAAACAAGAAACATATTTCCAAACTCTAATATGATAGGATATTAGAATCATTTGACTTAGAGTCAGATGATGTATGCGGTTCTTGCTTACTTGGCAAAATATGCATCATTCACATGTAGCAGTGAAAGAGGCAGGGATTTCTATGTAACACTTGGATCCTGGTATGTTTCATTAATGCCCTTCATTGTTGAAATGTTGCACATTTAGTCCTTGGGTAGTATGCGGGGTGTACCACATGGTATGCTTGGTGTACTAGCTGAGaagccagtacgcggggcgtaccacatggtacgcttagcgtactgatgAGTGGCTTGGTCGGGACTTCGgacacgtacgcggggcgtacgtatATGTATACAGGGCGTACGCAtatgtacacggggcgtacgtgctatttagtgaaaccctaatttatgggGTTGGACGCTGTATAATCACACTTATGGCTCATGTTACCCTCATTTTCTCAGCATCCACTGACCTTATAGcctcatttcgaaaccctagACCTTCCATTGTGTTTTTGAGCTCATTGTATGCTTCTTGGTGTGTTTTGGTTCATTATCAAGAAGAAGGAGTTTAGTGCAAGGTTGttgatcaaggaagagcttgtggATCTTGATTCTTTACTCaatttccagcttgtttgaggtaaaaagctatgatcttttttattaaaaactaaGATCTAGTTTatatgagttttggacccttttggcaccatgaatgagatctagtggtttgacACCACTCCAGGAGCTATGAATTGCCACTCTTGATGTTTTTGACGTTTAAAGTCCATAAAGTTGGTACCTTTAGGGTTTAGAATCACCCATGCATGATATTATGTCCATTTAGTGATAGTAAAGTGCTATATCTTGAAGTTGGATcattttggggcatgcaaagtcaccaagtcagtgactttatggttctagatgcTTACTAGGGATTAGATATGTGGTTTGGACTTCTGGTCAAAATTACTTCTTTAGCTTTTGAATTGTATCCAACTATCTTCATACATGTGATTTATGTTGCTGCGAAAGTGGTTGAAGACTTTTAGAATGATATTGATTTTCAATGGCGGTGGAGGAGCTTTAATTCAATCAAACTTTGGCTATAAACTGAAAATATATAATGAAGGGCAAAACAATCATTTGAGCAAATTTAACAGAGTAGATTAATTAACATATATTAGTTTTAGGGACCAAATCCACAACTTAAACATAAAAAAAGAACCATTTTTACAAATAAACCATTTTTTTGGAACTTATCTaaaaaaatttgaaaaccatAAGGACTATTTCTATAATTTTGTGATTTTGTCTATTTTCTATTAACTTATTACCAAAAAATGTTGCCATGTTCTACCCTACAAGACGGAGAATAGTGTTGTCATATTGTCGAAATAATGGCAGCTTTTACACATGATAAAATAGGTAACCATTTTACATTAATATTATATCAAACAACTGTTAGTTTTGTAGTCATTTGGTTCACTGTACTTCTTATATAATATAAACTATTAAACTTGTGATTTCAATGTTAGATATGAAATAGGtcatttaaatagttaaaaataatgtcCCGATATatcaaattaattaaaaaaatcccACTACATATGTTGAATactaataaaaatacatattattttcatttcaaaaacctCTTTATAGGGATCCCATGGATTTAGAAATGGCTGTGAAAGAGCGCTAAATTTTAAAGGGGTTTTGTAAATCTTTTTAAAAAATAGGTAATACTtcgtgtataatttttttttccgtatacaacaatttatgttttatatagttttacaatacaacattttaaaacatatattattgtgtataaaaaaaattattatatacaATCGGTTCCTATAGAAATAGACCCTTGTCGTGTGCCCCTACTTGGATGGTTAAGACCTTGTTAAAATATTACTGGCAAGATATACATTTATCTTAATAATAAGATAAATATCATTTTATGGGTTTAACATGTTAAATTATGCTTTgtagattaaaaaaaaacataaacaaacttTTAGTTATTACTTTATTATTGGCATACATAAATAAAAGTAGGTGTgcattatttaatatttcttatTAAAAACCATTAATTAAGTAAACGAGCAGAAAAAAATACAATAATATAAATGAGCGAATTCGATTGTAATTTTTGTACTTATCAAATTTATATATAAGAATAAATTAAACAAATGGTCCATATAGTTTAAGGTAATTTGCGTGTTTTgtttttaacttatttttttaatttggaaggttcttaatgtttttttttattatatgtttggtccctatcttacctaaacaattattttgccattgatttttcaatttatttaaataaacacaccccaaccccacACCCTTAACTTACCTTACCCATCTCaccatttttctctatttaaatcatagtttttTAGGTAAAAAAGGAACCAAAcgagtaacaaaaacaaacaatagggacttttcaagttaaaaaaataagttagaaaccaaacgcgcaaattaacccaaaccatagggaccattcctgtaatttactctatatataaatataaataaatgaatatataATGATAACATAACAGTGCCTCCTCCGTGTTACCGTGCACCCCTGCTCAAGCCACACAGGTCAcaaccccctctctctctctctctctctctctctctctctctctctctccccacaTACAACGATATCAATATATACGCACACAACTAAATCTCATCGAAATTCCCTGCGTCCATTTGCTTCTTTCTCGCTCTCTAATAAATTCTTAGAGATCCTTCCAACAAATCATTTCTTCAGGTACACATCAATAATCTCGAATAATTCAGATTGAAATCTCACATCAATTAAACGATCTAATCTAACCAAATTTAATATTTCCTTTCTTCTATCAATTTTTCTGGATCAGATTGTTTTTAATTCTGTGAAGAAGTTTTGTATTTAATCGGAGACTGGATTCGGTAAATGGAGAATTTGAGGAAGGAATGTGCGTGAGGTTAAGGAAAACGATGCCGGAATTAGCGTGTGATTGCCAATTTAGTGGCGGCGATGGCGATACGACGACGTCTTACTCGTTGTCGTCAAATGGATCAGTTTCGTCGAGTGGATTCTGGTCTAAGCATCGGAATGATGTTAGTTGCAATCAACTCCAGAAGGTTCataattttgatttaattttgTTATTTTAGGTGTAAATTTATTTGTTCATCTATGTATCATTTTAATAAATTATTTGGCATTTCCTTAGAACAACTTAGAGCTTAATTTTGGACCTTATTAATATTGTCACTTGGTTATTATGATTTCTGTGTTTACTTAGATTCATAGTCTTGACTCTTGAGAATGCTTCTCATGTTTAATTAGATAGTTTGAACATGTAACTAGTGTAAACAACTTTTATGTCAAGGAAGGGCATTGATAATGTGTATGGGTATGCTAGTGGTGGAGGCAGTTAAAATGGCTGTTGTGACAAGTGCTGCTAAACATCAAAACTGCAAAATATGTCAGACTTGACATGATTTTGTTCTGTTTGATAAAGCAAGCTTGAGGCTCAACATTTTCTTTGATCAAAAGTATCTTGACATAGTTCAAGATTACATACATGATAAATTTAAACAACTCAGTCATAGTTATAACTTATAATGCAGTATATTACCTGTAATAAAGTTCATTATTTTGGGGTGATCTAATATCAATCAAGTACAAAAAACTTCCTTTATGCTGAGAAGTATAATTAGTTGGAACTTGTTAGTGATCAGATTTCTCATTTCTGTATCTATTGTAGTTTTGGAATGGGTTGTCACCACAAGCTAGGCAAAAGCTTCTGAGAGTTGATAAGCAGACTCTTTTCGAACAAGCTAGAAAAAACATGTATTGCTCCAGATGCAATGGGCTACTGCTGGAAGGTTTTTTACAAATTGTCATGTATGGGAAGTCTTCACAGCAGGATGCAATAGTTAATGGATGCAGAACCTCAAACAATAGAAACAATGAAGATGATTGTGATGATGACATTCAAGATCCAGCTGTCCACCCTTGGGGAGGCTTAACTACAACTCGTGATGGGACACTTACCCTCTTGGATtgctatttatattcaaaatctCTCAAGGGGCTACAAAATGTACACCATTCTACAATTATTTAATTGTCAACGTTACTTCTTTTTTAATCTCTTGTATTGTATCTCACATTTTTACTCAATCAGGTGTTTGGTAGTGCAAGAGCAAGGGAAAGGGAGCGTGAATTACTCTATCCTGATGCATGTGGTGGTGGAGGTCGAGGGTGGATCAGCCAAGGAATGGTGGGGTATGGGAGAGGTCATGGGACCCGCGAAACATGTGCCTTACATACTGCTAGACTTTCTGTTGAcactttggttgacttttggtctgCATTGGGAGAAGAGACACGACATTCTCTTCTAAAGATGAAGGAGGAAGATTTTATGGAACGCCTAATGTACAGGTATGTTCCTATTCCTACTAACATCTCTTGGCAATTGAAATACACTAGTGGATTAAGTATTTGCTAATGAAACAAACTAAAAGTTTACAAGATGGCTGTTTAATGTCAAGAAGTGGAATATTTACAATTAGGTTAGGATTATTATTCTGCTAGGTTTAAGTCCATTCATCTTTATAGGCCTAGAAGCGCATCAGCTGTATTATATATTCAGGGTTTTCTTTTAGTAATGTAGGGTACCCTAGCTAAGGGTTTGATAACCAAAGCCCTAAAAACTGCTAGGAATTAGAAAAACAATAAAGTGAACTAGGTTTCTAAGGCTTCACCTCAATAGACATACTAAGATTTGTGGGGATTCACAACAAAGATAAAGGCTTCACACCTAAGGTAGTGTTTGGTATGAGAAAATCAGAGAAGGAATGGAATGGTTGCAATGAAAAATAGTTGTTTGTTTTGCGTGATGGAATGGAATGAACCTTTTCTGCTGATTCCTTCCATTTTGTTAATCTTCATTCCTTAGGCAGGAATGTATTTTTCATTCCATtgtggaattgaatgaaaagttGTAATATAACCCATTTCTATCATAAAAATTCTAATGACACGATTGTTTTTGAGAATTTCATACTCTTAATTAAAGTATAATTCTATTTTCTAAAAATAACTAGTATAATATGAGCTCttgttatgttttatttcttAGTTTTGTGTATGATAAATCCTGTAACTataataaaataacatataaaacagtGTTTTAACTATACCTTGTATTTATCTATATAACAAATCTTATAACATATAGAATAGTATTCTAACTATACCTTATATTTACATATTACAATTCATTACATTCCTAAAAGCCAATCAAACATGATCATGGAATGTAATGACTCATTTCATTACCTTTGTCATTCCAGTCTTTTGTCATTCCATTCCATCCAACCAAATAGACCCTAACAGTTCCTTCCATCAACtcttttagtatttttttttactCCCAATTACCCCTAATCTTATGTTACAGGTTTGATAGCAAGAGATTCTGTAGAGATTGCAGAAAGAACGTTATTCGTGAATTCAAAGAGCTAAAAGAATTAAAACGAATGAGAAAAGAACCTCATTGCACTTCCTTTTTTTGTGTGGCTGATACAAGTTTCCAATACGAGGTCTGTTTGTTTTCCCACAAATCACCAAATCTTTTAAAACTTTTTTAGTAAAATGATTAAAATCCAAATTTTGTAACTAAATTGGACAATGCAGGTAACAAGAGACACAATCCGAGCTGATTGGCATCAAACTTATGCTGACTCAGCAGGAACGTATCATCACTACGAATGGGCTGTTGGAACTGCAGAAGGAAAATCGGATATACTAGAGTTTGAAAATGTTGGTTTGAATGTAAGGGTTCAAGTCAATGGTCTTGACCTTGAAGGTTTACATGCATGCTATATCACTTTAAGGGCATGGAAAAAAGATGGAAGATACAGTGAGCTTTCGGTCAAAGCTCATGCTTTGAAAGGTCAACAATGTGTGCATTGTAGACTTGTTATTGGAGATGGTTTTGTTACAATTACAAGAGGTGAAATCATTAGGAGGTTCTTTGAGCATGCAGAAGAGGCCGAGGAAGAAGAGGTATGAAATATTGAAATCCCATTAAACCCcaaatatattataataaaatttatattttttttcactaTTAAACAAACAATAAGTTAAAAGAAAGTTATGCCACATTGCTTCAAGAATAATACAACCCATTccatcaaacaaaacaaacagCTTTTTTTCTCTCATTCCAATGGAATGGACGATTCCATTCTTTTTCTTGATTCCATCATACAATGATTTCAGGATGATGATTCCATGGACAACGATGGAATTGAGATGGATGGAGAATGTTCCCGACCTCAAAAACACGCGAAAAGCCCCGAACTTGCACGAGAATTTCTATTGGATGCTGCAACTGTTATTTTCAAGGAACAAGTTGAAAAGGCTTTTAGAGAAGGAACTGCACGTCAAAATGCACATAGCAtttttgtatctcttgcactaAAATTGTTGGAAGAACGTGTTCTTGTCGCATGCAAAGACATCATCACCTTGGAAAAACAGGTAAAACCTTTACCTCCCACCATTTCTCTTATTTGGTTCgatggaatggaatcacaaagaGCCATTACATTCCGTGATCATGTTTAGTTCGACTGTaggaatgaaatgaattaaatcaTCAAGTTCTTAGAAAAGATTTGTgtcattaaaaaattataataaaaatgtgtCAAATTAACAAAATGAAAGGAATCTCAGACTCCTTTCAAGAATGTTGTAATCTATTCCATTCCAAATACATCTTTTTAGGAAGCACAATTCATGTATGGTGGATTTTACAACTCTTGTTTGTGTAGTTTAAACtccttgaagaagaagagaaggaaaAGAGAGATGAAGAAGAAAGAAAGGAGCGAAGAAGAGcaaaagaaaaggaaaagaaaCTTCGTAGGAAAGAGAGACTCAGGAATAAGGAATTAGAAAAGGAAAGAGAGAATTGTCAACGGAATCAAGTAATCCCTGTTTCCATTCCccatgaggaagaagaggagccaACACATGCCAATGACACCATAAATTTGCAATGCAAATCAGAACAAGATTCTGTGCTATCAGAAGATTACATTCCGGAAGAGCAGAATTCAATTTCAAACCATGATCGGAATCCTGATTCCGACATTCTACATCCTCGTAGGAAATCAAAATTCTGGGATCAATCCTTAAAGTGGTCTGACAGAGGGCAGTTTCCAGTGGTATCTGAAAATAACAGACTGTTAAGAAACAACAGTCCCCGGGTCACCATAAGGTCTAATGGATCAAGGTTACATTGTTCTCATAACAAGTCAAATGACAGATATGCCCCTCATGG containing:
- the LOC111913013 gene encoding stress response protein NST1, with translation MCVRLRKTMPELACDCQFSGGDGDTTTSYSLSSNGSVSSSGFWSKHRNDVSCNQLQKFWNGLSPQARQKLLRVDKQTLFEQARKNMYCSRCNGLLLEGFLQIVMYGKSSQQDAIVNGCRTSNNRNNEDDCDDDIQDPAVHPWGGLTTTRDGTLTLLDCYLYSKSLKGLQNVFGSARARERERELLYPDACGGGGRGWISQGMVGYGRGHGTRETCALHTARLSVDTLVDFWSALGEETRHSLLKMKEEDFMERLMYRFDSKRFCRDCRKNVIREFKELKELKRMRKEPHCTSFFCVADTSFQYEVTRDTIRADWHQTYADSAGTYHHYEWAVGTAEGKSDILEFENVGLNVRVQVNGLDLEGLHACYITLRAWKKDGRYSELSVKAHALKGQQCVHCRLVIGDGFVTITRGEIIRRFFEHAEEAEEEEDDDSMDNDGIEMDGECSRPQKHAKSPELAREFLLDAATVIFKEQVEKAFREGTARQNAHSIFVSLALKLLEERVLVACKDIITLEKQFKLLEEEEKEKRDEEERKERRRAKEKEKKLRRKERLRNKELEKERENCQRNQVIPVSIPHEEEEEPTHANDTINLQCKSEQDSVLSEDYIPEEQNSISNHDRNPDSDILHPRRKSKFWDQSLKWSDRGQFPVVSENNRLLRNNSPRVTIRSNGSRLHCSHNKSNDRYAPHGCNCYQTDYRPKSEYVHDKTNRNKTNRDSQCVKKTWEPMETQKRYTYTPPTFKTDPVNPDLSNENTLNTEDNDLKESKNTEVDTTISNSNSDSSSCLSEGDGNTSVSSTTQNLESSSTSDSEDVIVVKETPLNTKELPNENNNGITDSIPVSQPPLQPQGIHFPVFPPPSVGYYHQSPVPWVTSAANGLMPMPFPPPHPNHYLFPSPIGYNWNGNSQFLPYSPLAPPLVNHSQHPMYQSVPHVNKVIEIETASPPIKGGQNGNCEKTMKGNTEFSLFHFGGPVDVSNGSVEIDSGVGLKGLGDGYACGKDVVEVEEYNLFAASNGIRFSF